TATTTCTGCCTCAGAGAAGTCAATCGGGAGTTTGCTAGCCTAGAATAATGAAAGCGGGAAGGAGCAGGCAGTGTACTACCTTAGTAGgattctgaccgaggtagaaacaagatattccCCAGTGGAGAGATTATGCTTAGCTCTATATTTCACTGCCAGTaagctaaggcattacatgttaccttgtcacgtgcacatcatcgccaaaacagatgtgataaagtacatgttgtcaaagcCAATGCTAACAGGgagaattgggaagtggattctagcattacAGAGTTCAGTTTTCAGTATGTACCCCAGAGGGCAGTCAAAGGCCAAGCAATTGCTGACTTCCTGGCCGAGCATCAAGAATCTCAAGACGAGGTCATCAATATCCCAGGAAGCCTGGAGGTCACTAGCATTTGGATCCCGCCGAGAAAAGATATCTCGGGCAAAAAAGATTGggtccagcaagagataagaagagtgactggtctctgGATCACTCCTTGGAAGTTGTATTTTGATGGATCTCACACTCAGAAGGCTTCAGGAGCAGGGATTGTGATTGTGAACCCTCAAggggtttatcattattattcattCCTCCTGGACTACCAAGGAAATACTaataatcgggcagagtatgaggcTTTAATAATTGGTCTGGAAATCTTAATGGATCTGGGGGCAGTAGACGTGGAGATCTTTGGAGATTCAGAGTTAGTAATAAACCAGCTAAATGGGGAGTTCAAGTGCATACATATTACCATGGCAGGATATTACTTGGCGGCTACGCAATTACTGAGTTTCTGGGATTCTGAGATATCAGTCAATCATGTTCCCAGGGGATCCAACTTAGTGGCCAACGAGATGGCACAACTAGCCTCAGGAGTGCCAATACAGGAGAGAAGATATTGGGTAGATGTCGAGATCCAAAGAAAGAACCTCCCTTCTATCTTAGAAAGGGGATTCAGTTTGGATATAATGGTTCTAGAGACCGAAATAGAAAATTGGAGGTCACCtatcattcatcatttgaaggatCCCTCTTCGCCTACAAGCAAGAAGAATAGACAGCAAGTAACCAAGTATGTCTTGTGGGCGAAGAACTTGCTAAGGAAAACTCCAGATGGGTTACTATTAAAATGCTTGGGCCAAGAAGAATCCATGAGggtaatggccgaagtacatgaaggagtatGTGGAGCACACCAGGCGGGAACGAAGATGAGATGGTTGCTTAGAaggtatggttatttctggcctgacatggaaaaagattgcaagtcTTATGCCAAAGGTTGCGAAGAATGTCAACGGCACGGACTTCTCCAGCATGTGCCCTCGGTACCTTTAAATCCAGTAgtcaagccttggcccttcagaggatgggcgatggacttcatcgggcaaatcTATCCAGCTTCTAGTAAAGGGCATACTTTTATAATTGTGGCAACGGATTATttcaccaagtgggtggaagcatcagcagtaaaatccataacttcagcCGCAGTCAAGAATTTTATCGAGACCAAGATTCTGCACAGATATGGGGTGCCCGAAACTATAGTGACGGATCGTGGACCATCTTTTATCTCAAAAGAGGTTGAGGAGTTTGCaagcaagtacaaaataaagatgatccagtccagtccaTACTACCCTCAATCAAATGGCCAGGCAGAGGCCAGCAACAAGATCCTGGTCaacattatcaaaagaatggtgatAGATAGTCCAGAAAAGTGGCATGAGAAGCTGGGGaacactttgtgggcatacagaaCTTCCAAAAGGGCAGGAACAGGGACAACTCCCTATGATTtgactttcgggcaagatgcgGTGCTCCCCATGGAGATCAATGTAAGTTTtgtcagaattcaaaatcaatttgggTTACACAGTGAAGAGTACAttgaagccatgtgtcaaggaattgaagacttggatgtagcccgaattgaagctttgaaccagaTTTATGAAGGAAAGAAGGCTGTTGCCCAagcttataacaaaaaggtAAAAATGAAGTCTTTCAAGGAAGGAGATTTAGTCTGGAAGACAGTCATCCCTTTAGGAGCTCAGCTCAGGGGCTTTGGAAAATGGAGTCCGACGTGGGAAGGTCATTTCATTGTTAGTCGTGTTTTGGATAGGGGAGGATACTACTTGGCGGACCTTGAAGGAAGCAGGCAgaaacatcccattaatgttaaattcttaaagaaatattgtcctacGTTGTGGGATGTCAGAGATTGTTATATTGAGGAGGATGCTAGGTAAAGCAAGCTTCGGGCTATCAATGTGCAGTGTATATTTATCAAACATTCAAGAGGACAGAAAGACAAGAGTTGCTAAAGTAATGTATATTTCATTTCGACGAATTGGCAAAATTTACAATGGATTCAAGGCCGATGTATTACAATCAATTCTCTTTTTGGATGCAATGATATCTTCAGCTGGTTTTTCGGTGTCTTCATGGATGGAACCCGATCAGGTGATCAGGTTGTGCGGCCAAGACACGCCTGGTAGAGGACCCTCAATCAGGGCCATCACCATATGTGATGGTGAAGCCCGATTTATTACGGCAGCAAGCAGGAGAGCAAGCTTTCGTGAAGAAACcgcctgaccaagggtgttggagatagcgaGATGTGcgaccaaaggtgttggagatGGCGATTATCTGATGAAAACTCTTTTTCTCACGGAAAGGGAATTTTAGGAAACTCCACTTAAAATATGAGGAGCtcatttcacagttttgggAGGAAACTCAGAAAGAGGAAACACTTGGGGGGAAGGAAAGTTGAGTTCGATGATGATTTGTTGAGAAAGCTAACATTTATAAAGAATATCAGAGAGTAGTTCAAAGGTCATGGGAAGATCAAGAGACTCCAGGTGCCATTAATTTCATCCAGAAGATACAAGTTCCAAGGGCAAGGATGCAGCCGCATGAAGCTTTTCAATCAATATTGACGCCTGGGATTCCAGGCTAAAtatcaattgaagggggcactgtttggatcaaaacttaaactttggacTCAAGAAAGAGGCTGGCCCAAAAGGATTCCTGAAGGAAGAGTCGGTCGAAGCCCAGCAAATTGGCCGAAGCCCAGCCGAAACCCAGAAAAGCAGGAAAGggcttttctgacttggtgcagttCATGAaggccacttgctcacctacccaaaggccaagtggtatagactgaccagctatacagcccataaagtactttagaatggcagaacaagtaaaatagttgatgagtcactacctctcaagttgcattcgggcaaagttgctgctacaggaggccaagctgGGTtatctataaaagaagaaagagaaatcaggaataaggacactcaatcaaacaaacaaatgcaagcacaaactctgctcaaagccagatttgcctacaaaacgaagctgtagtcagcccaagccttcatccccttCGGAACAAGCCTTCActcaaacctttgtaatagctctgctaccttgttcaaacttgctgtagtatcgatttctctttGTAAACCCCTATCTTTACCCCCTTCTAAAGCTCTCAGAACCTTGAtaagccacaaagataggaaccagCAAGACGATCaagcttgcccgacaaggttaaaccttgcccgaccttctttgtttttgtcttttcattcattagcctagcaatatgttgtgtacttccagttgtattcaagttatttctagtaagatgactattaaaagaaCCTCTCAGTGCTTAGacccgatttgaatatatcttcatgGTTCAAAtaagatctaagttctaagccctcgggcatgtatatctgatcagttaaaagtccttggcctcaaggcataaaaaagaaccttatgtggacttaacccatccacgatagtccttgataaacaagaagtccaaagttacttggggcgcaagtaatcaacctaccctttagttttatttctattatattatgattatcatagaacgcttatgcatggaatggattctgataggaagcctcaaggcctacacctaaggccaccgaaggcacctatttgggttcatttcGTTCCGCggtctagaacgtttgagtataaagaacgaattctgataggaagcctcaaggcctacacctaaggcctcacaaaggcacctatttgggttcgttcTATCTCTCGAAtacgggtaatcagaagtataatagttataagactcCTGCAATCAATGgaacaaatattatgtattcgagcactggtttagttatcgatgggaagcctcaaggcctacacctaaggccctacaaaggcacctgtcataactaacGCAGTTTCTCGggcacatatatatacatacaactaaaactcgacatccatttcacatctgtcatgctaaagatggcagtggcacgcctgagtacTTAGaggttaatcttgattgtgagcctcaaggcctatacctaaggccccacaaaggcacctttcaaagttaaagCTGTCCTTCTCttccagccttgcccgacaagccttgcccgacaaaacCCCACcacgaagcagaagcccgacagcagccctcaaccggcgccaaacctccaggggagctgtgcaTCTCGCCGACCAGGAAACGTCCCCGATGGAAATTCCCGACACGAACAGATGATGCAACTACAATCCGCGTACGAGCTATTTTAGTTCTGGAATTGGTGCTGATGCGCTGCCCTCGGCCCGACAACTTATCAATATGCCTGATCCCCTTGTAGCACTGAATGTCTATCATTCTCTTGATGTCTCCCTCGACAGCAATTGCCTGAAAAAACCCGAAAACTCAAACCTGTTAGCGATGCGAGtagtagggctgggttcggttcaaaacggttcggttttttgccaaaaccgaaaccgaaccgaaatttcggttcggttcggttcgggccatttttttttcggttcggtttttttcggtttcggttttttccggttcggtttcggtttttttcggttttttttttttttttttttttttttttttttttttttttgggaaaattgaaaacaaaattgaaatctaaaattttaacatctccaacacaattataacataagcattctaacacaatgaacaaaatttatatgaaaaatgcacacatcTTTAAAATACAAAGTACAAGCCTATCATTCCTAAACATGAAGTCGTTTAATTACCATACCTGTTTCACCATCAACTGCATGAACACTATCAGTAATTTATTTGAAGGACCACAAAGCCATTATCTGGACGTCTAGTATTCAAAGGATAATCTAAAATTGAACACCACCCAGATGGATGGACAAAAAGAACGCTTTGAAGGGAAGCCTAAAATTAATTTGAGACAATACAGATGCATATAACCAGTTTTCTCTAAAGTGATATAAGTATATCTTATATAAATCATGTCAACAAGAACAAGCCTGGATGTTCAATTCTATTTGTTCTCTGAGAAATCAATACCAACTTCATATATTGTCCAGATCCGTTTACAATTTAAACTCTAATACTCATACATAATGTAGTCAAGAAACAATATGCTCTATTGATGCTAGGTTTGATGGAAATCTTCCTTCAGCACCAAAAACGTTATCCATAATAAAACGCTACTCAGAGAATTGCAATGCCTATGCTACTTTTCAGAACACGTTACCAATGAATCTTTGGTCTTTTCCATCATGACTTAGCAAGTCCAAGAGTCCATAACCTAAATGAAAATACATGTTTAACAAGATTTTTACCACTAAAAGAACAACATATGATTTACAACCTTCAACAACATGTCAAATTTGCAGGGCCATAGTTTCACTTAAGGAAATACAAGAGTCGGCAGAGAAATTCAAAGATAACAGGTAATCACATATCATGGAAGCTCTGATTCCCAGAGAAATATACTTATCTCCATCCTCTTTCAAATTATACATAAAAGTAGGCTATCTATCGTCACTACACCTTGCCAAACCATAAAGCTGCTGATTTCCTCCAATAGCCGAGCTTCCACATATATTACAAGCTTGACAGATTaccccaaaaacaaaatgataaGTCAAACATGATCAAATTGTTCCCAAATTAAGACGAAGAAAGAAACTGCAAAAGTAGCTCAAAAAAATCCAATTGGGTAACAAGTAAGCAAAAGTTCCCAACTCAAATttagcatgcaattaaaaatgaatgagcaaaaaaaattcagaagtACAAAAAAAGACAATTACTTTCTATTTCCCTAACCTCAAATTTCTCCCCTGAGCAAATTTAACATACAATTAACTGattaagcaaaaaaaaatgaatgagcaaaaaaaattgtaaagaaGTGGGAAAGAACACAGAACACCTTGATTTTTGTGTACTTTTCGTAGAGTTTGGAGTAGAGAGCTTCCGTCTGCGAACGAACAAGAAGAAGCTCACGGCGAGACTAACCTTTTGCAGTCGAGACTCGAAACGGCAAGAAGAAGCTCACGGCGAGATGAAGGACTGACGGCGAGGGCGAGGTGTGAGAGATTGAGAGTGAGATGGGTCGCCCCGTCGTGCGTCGCCTGAGATTCAAGAccgagagagacagagagtttgagagagacagagagtgattgaagttgaagaccgagagagagagagaggaggctaACCTTTTGCTATCGAGACTCGAAACGGCGAGATGAGAGACTGATGGAGAGGGCGAGGTGTGAGagattgagagtgagaaggGTCGCGCTGTCGCGGGTTGcctgagagattgagagagacaGAGCGATTGAAGACCGAGCGAGAGAGACAGGAAGCTCAGGCGGCGCGAGAGGGTTACTGGGTTAGGGTTCATGGAGGGAGTCTGGAGGCAGGGaacaagagagagaagaggggaatgaaaaataaaaaagttaggGTTAAAGGATTTTGTTGATTtctcaacaaaattaaaaaacaatctCATAAATCCTAAAGGCATGAGGGTTCGAACCCATTGCCACCAGTGTGAAAAATTTCGCTTAAACCAACTTGGCAACAAGTTCtgttttgttatgattgtatgcctaaactatttataatattgaaaaaaaaattaaatatatatatatcggttcggttcagttttcgaacctcaaaaaccgaaaccgaaccggtcagattcggttcggttcggtttgacagtttcggttcggtttttttttcggttcggtttttttcggcctcggttcggttcggttgtcggtttttttcggttttcggttttttgaacccacccctagcgAGTAGCACTCAAAGAGtggtagagaaagagagagttacTTATACCAACTCCCTCCCAACTAAGTACTTGGAGATTTCCTCGCCAATGGCAGCAACTTCTCTTCGGGTCAAGTCCTCGGCAAGTTTGTTGGTCATGTTTAGCTCGGATATGATTAGACCCGCCCTGGCCTTGCCAATCCCAGTATGTACTGAAGCGCATACTTGAGGAGCTTCTTGTCTGGAATCTCCATTCCTGCTCTTATATTCAGGCATTGCATGAAACTGCAAGTAACACCGGAAGCTAAAAGAAGATCATTAAGCCATCACATAAATCTTTAACTTCCCAAATTCAAATGCTAGTATGTCTGTATGTGGGGAATACGATTATTTTTCCCGTAGTTGCAGGGTTTTGGGATCTTAATTAAAATTTACAATGAAAAAAGCAATTTAAAGTTTAGTCAGTGCCGGACAAATTTCGGAAGAAAATTGTGGAGAGTGAGTGGCTTGTCAACTGGGTGTATTGTGCCGGCCAACCAGTTTCTCACATCCCACCAAGATTTATTCTGCATTGGAAGAAAACCCAAATATTGAACCGACCTATTAAGTTCCAATCAAGAAAAAGGCTAGCGAGTTTTGTCGGTCTCGCAAAATATTAAACCGACCTATTTTCTTGGTTATCATTGTTGCGATCATTTTGTTCGAATTGGAAAAGTGACAACCCCTATGGCTATATAGCCTATGGGGTTGAGATTATGTTTAACAAGATTGCAAACCTACAAATTTGATATGGGTTGGGTTTGTTGAAAAATTTGGGAATTAATCTTGATAACTCTCTACTCATCTCGTATGCTTGGTAACCAAGAAAGTTTTCCCTTTCCAATTGGGAGCTTCACTCTTTTTAAtttctcacacactcttaatcttTTGtcattaaattgaataaattaacgAAGATGATGAATATAATTTAGCATTTGTatgtaaaaagagaaaaaaatgtaaatttattattttcatgaACTAATAAATAGTAGCATGGGAATGATGTGATTGATAATTACAAGAGAGACGTCTACGATCGTCATGATATCCCCAAAAAGTTAGACTAGTTATACAATTATATTTGTATTATCTCAATGGACTATTTAATTACGCTTAGAAATTGAAACTGAACATAACAAATTGGTGAGTATAACAACGAATCTGGACTACTAAGTAAGACATTGTCCGAAAAATGATGATACAACGGGTATATTTATAAATATCAAACTTGTttggctttttagtcaaaatgatttctgagatttgcataactcctcactttgatctctgagatttcaaatcaatagaaatggtccctgagattgtctaccatccatcattttggtcattccgttaaaaactcgttaagtgtcccggagctcttaacatgaagtttgggcaattttcaaagtttcgtaactcaattgtttcttaaccaaattcgactcataatatatcaaaatgaagataggaaagtgtagaataaaatTAGACCTATTTGGAAggccaatggttgccggagatggtcggaaaatagcctcaaagttggctggtccgagggaaaactcaccggaaactgggtaaactttaaatgttcataacttcttcaatactcaacgaaatcaagtgattcaaaaacgaaaatcatacttctcgacgagacgaatAGAATTGTACCTTTTCAGCGGCTAACTCGAcgtggtttggctggaaaacggctcgaaaatggctgtcttggtctcaagttagccactttcgagccgttttccggccaaaccatggcgagTTAGCTGTAAaaaaagataccattctcttcgtctcgttgagaagtatgattttcgtattttaatcacttgatttcgttgagtattgaagaagttatgaacgtttaaagtttaccccgtttccggcgagtttttcctgttttccctcggaccagtcaactttgaggctatttccGACCATCTTCGGCAACCATTGgccttccaaataggtataatcttattctacattttcctatcttcattttgatatattatgggttgaatttggttaagaaacgattgagttacgaagctttgaaaattgcccaaacttccggccaaaagcttcgggacacttaacggaatttttaacggaatgaccaaaatgatggatgatggacaatctcaaggatcACTTCTATTGATATGAAATCTCAgcgaccaaagtgaggagttatgcaaatcttagagaccattttggttaaaaagccAACTTGTTTCAATGAAAGTCGAACTTAAGGCCTCACACTTACAGTTGGAAAGGAATACAACTACACCGCCATGTGTGGatgcaaaattgaaaattttatatgTGATCATAAGAACAACTGATAAACCAATATAGGTGTTACAAATCCAACTATTCTAAGTCTAGGGTTTTTAtaatgatattattattatgtttttataatgatattattattatGTTGTACATTAATCGAGCGTAGATTCTCATTCGAATGTGTTGTTCAAATTTAAAGTTCCACAACATAAACATTTCAAAAACGACCTTTTAAGAATTATTTGCATGAGAGAGTAGCAATAAATTCCTCAATGTTCTTATCAGAGCTTCCTCCTTCATCCATGGCCTCCTTAGCCAGTTCTCTCCATCTCATTAAATTCCTCTTAAtctccttccctctctctccttcaatCACTTCTGCTATACATCTTTCTATTTCTTCTTTAGTGACAATTCCCATTTGGTCAACCTTGACCCTTACTCCTACTTTCCATTCATCTTCTACAAACTTGGCATTAGTCGTTTGGTCTGTCCACTGTGGCATTGCCACCATGGGGACTCCAGAGCTCAATGCCTCGAGCGTTGAGTTCCAACCGCAATGTGTCATGAAGCAACCGAGGGCCCTGTGACCCAAAACTTCTAATTGAGGACACCAATTTACAACCAAACCCTTCTCTGATGTTTGCTCTTCAAAATTGCTTGGAAGCTTCTGAGTTTCGGATTCTCTAACTACCCACAAGAAGTTAGCGTTGCTCCCTTTTAATCCCAATGCTATTTCCTCCATTTGTTTTTCTCCTAAATTTGCCATGCTTCCAAATGATACATATACGACTGTGCCTGTTTCTTTTGATTCTAGCCACTTCTTGCAAGCTTCAGTGTTGGAGTTGAAAATGCTGAAGCCATAATCTTTGTCATCTTCTAATCTCTTGTCTAGGTACATTGATGGAAGGGTTGGTCCTATTGTCTTGATCGGCCATCGCGTTCTCATCCAGTTCACCACCTGATAACATGCAAATCAAACTATTTGTACCACATTGACTGACTATATGTCTCACGGATGGATACAAACTTATCTAGGGCCTCACTTCGATAAGGGGCATGGGGCAATCTGTGTCCTCAAATTTTATGGCTATCGTTGCCTATATAGGGGCTTGGGGCGATTGTAACTGAAGCTAACATGTGAATAAAGATCTAACATATGTAAAACAATAGAAGACTGGTTGGTTTCTGGCCTGAGTTCAATCATACCTAGGTCATATATAAGGTCCCTTGGACCCTTTCATATGATATATATCCTATTCCCTCTCTAAAACTCAATAATGCCCAAGAAAACTATTTACAGTATATGTTTTGCAAAGCGTAGAGGCCTCTACTTTTCAATTATTGGGGAAAAGAAAATTTATGGTCAGTTTCAAGAGTACTAAATGCCAATTGGGAATTGCCACAAGGGTTGATCCCCATAAGCTATGAAGTATATGATACACATGAATTGCTTAAATCCTTTCAAAAGTGGAAAAGTTATCAATTTTTAGGGTTAGGACTAGATATATTGAACGTAATTAAACTGAATTAGAGACGAAATTGAACATTCAAGCAAAACTACAGGAACCAATAGTGGATTTTACCAAGAATGTGGATATACCTCTTTTTCCAGCCCATGGAATGTGTTGAAGAAGATCCAATCAGCGCCACTGATATTTGAAAACCTACTAACCACCAAGTTCAAGAAGGACGGATATGACCCGGGATCATAGATGAAAGAAGGCAGATCTTGTGGCTCAAGTAAGGGCAACCCAGGTAATGATATTGTAGGCTCTTTCAGAGGAACCCTAAGCAACCCTTCATGCACATTATAGTACACAGCTCCAACAGCACAAGAGTGAGTGAAAAATGAAGCCCCAAAAATTCCTAGCCCTTTGGCTGTGTCTAAAACCCAAGGCATGGCTGAGTCATAGACAAGACAGATGATTGGGTAG
Above is a window of Malus sylvestris chromosome 15, drMalSylv7.2, whole genome shotgun sequence DNA encoding:
- the LOC126605911 gene encoding mogroside IE synthase-like: MEKEKETANRIHILVVPLPVQGHINPMLQFSKRLASKGLRVTLVTISSNTEAIETQLCKVKIEPIHATSEEEEEAGNNVENKVLWFQTILSRRLPQLILKQENDGYPIICLVYDSAMPWVLDTAKGLGIFGASFFTHSCAVGAVYYNVHEGLLRVPLKEPTISLPGLPLLEPQDLPSFIYDPGSYPSFLNLVVSRFSNISGADWIFFNTFHGLEKEVVNWMRTRWPIKTIGPTLPSMYLDKRLEDDKDYGFSIFNSNTEACKKWLESKETGTVVYVSFGSMANLGEKQMEEIALGLKGSNANFLWVVRESETQKLPSNFEEQTSEKGLVVNWCPQLEVLGHRALGCFMTHCGWNSTLEALSSGVPMVAMPQWTDQTTNAKFVEDEWKVGVRVKVDQMGIVTKEEIERCIAEVIEGERGKEIKRNLMRWRELAKEAMDEGGSSDKNIEEFIATLSCK